Proteins encoded within one genomic window of Sphingomonas sp. KRR8:
- a CDS encoding EAL domain-containing protein: protein MLREFASFGSRRRSVGVASGAEDYEETSLLLGAFEASLQGWFWSVDPEGRLTYISKSVADLLERTPDQLLGMSFAGLFEQADDDQSGRRTLPFVLSRRLPFEKIILRPAAGTMARQWAVSGAPQFANGHFSGYRGVAIDVTEQRRSSEDASRLAQYDALTALPNRRRMAEVLEERLRELSHRQRSCAVMLVDLDRFKQVNDTLGHPAGDALLTQVADRLVRIVGDREQVFRLGGDEFQVILPDCGDNRVIEPLAERIITSLSQPYSVEGSRCSIGASIGIAVAPGDGRTRVDLIRNADLALYAAKTDGRGRATFFSEDLLLAAEARRGLEEDLRDALARDQISLAYQPIVDSRTNQMTGVEALLRWQHPVNGPISPAVFIPIAEEAGLVAQLGDWALRQACQDAASWPGTLRVAVNVSPVQFNDGALPSHVMSALASAGLSPERLELEITEGVFLGDTPAADAMFASLKRIGVRLALDDFGTGYSSLGYLRTAPFDKIKIDQSFVREATLPGSRNAAIIAAIVALAEALGMDTTAEGIEYMDQLALIRALRVSHVQGWVYSKALSSAELGERLADGKWGIDPSGPATQRSNRQSVYRKIGIIHQNRYRSTVVRNLSESGALIDRLDDLQASTAIVVDFGEGQLTLARVVRSAGRQLGIEFEQPLLEDETGGLRTARRISPYQLATLGLPNPGEPDKLLGDHGEPWSAEAFAEKLSISAPQRSLPPQPRQSLTWSSPPATGSLTVEALAARYLDSLREDEQALATAQEDLRTSLLPQLGHLPLSQVSASDVREWLTLLSERDRSPGGLDSRRLQKLLSRMWSLAVDLQLTDGATNPVEQALGAQWREQQDALLSIADASELLGAARSSPNRQLRFIIALLMLTGARTRDVLNLQWSQLDLEGALWRVKQPGGAATRELALNQPALDLLKRLPQIADCPFALPNPTTRKPYRSLTQSWEVVKARAGLPHLELDDLRYSRFAVATWREQLDAFVQQDSDDTL, encoded by the coding sequence ATGCTGAGGGAGTTTGCTAGTTTCGGCAGCCGCCGGCGGAGCGTTGGCGTCGCCAGCGGTGCCGAGGACTATGAAGAAACCTCGCTGCTGCTCGGCGCTTTTGAGGCATCGCTGCAGGGCTGGTTCTGGTCCGTCGATCCCGAGGGCCGCCTGACCTACATCAGCAAGAGCGTTGCGGACCTCCTTGAGCGCACCCCTGATCAGCTGCTCGGAATGTCCTTCGCTGGCTTGTTCGAGCAGGCGGATGACGATCAATCCGGACGCCGCACGCTTCCGTTCGTCTTGTCCCGGCGGCTCCCGTTCGAGAAGATCATCCTTCGCCCGGCCGCGGGCACCATGGCGCGCCAGTGGGCGGTGTCGGGCGCGCCGCAATTCGCGAATGGCCACTTCAGCGGCTATCGCGGCGTCGCGATCGACGTCACCGAGCAGCGCCGCTCATCCGAGGACGCCTCCCGGCTGGCGCAATATGACGCGCTCACCGCCCTTCCCAACCGCCGGCGGATGGCGGAAGTGCTTGAAGAACGCTTGCGGGAATTGTCCCATCGCCAGCGCTCCTGCGCGGTCATGCTGGTCGACCTCGACCGCTTCAAGCAGGTCAACGATACGCTCGGCCACCCGGCTGGTGACGCCTTGCTCACGCAGGTCGCCGACCGGCTGGTGCGGATCGTGGGAGACCGCGAGCAGGTCTTTCGGCTTGGCGGCGATGAATTCCAGGTGATCCTGCCGGACTGCGGCGACAATCGCGTCATCGAGCCACTGGCCGAGCGGATCATCACCAGCCTGTCGCAACCCTATTCGGTGGAGGGCAGCCGCTGCAGCATCGGCGCGTCGATCGGCATTGCCGTCGCGCCGGGCGACGGCCGCACCCGCGTCGACCTCATCCGCAATGCCGACCTGGCGCTGTACGCCGCCAAGACCGACGGTCGCGGGCGCGCCACCTTCTTCTCCGAGGACCTGCTGCTGGCCGCCGAAGCGCGCCGCGGGCTGGAAGAAGACCTGCGCGATGCGCTCGCCCGCGATCAGATCAGCCTCGCCTACCAGCCGATCGTCGACAGCCGCACCAATCAGATGACCGGGGTCGAAGCGCTGCTGCGCTGGCAGCATCCGGTGAACGGTCCGATCTCCCCCGCCGTGTTCATTCCGATCGCCGAGGAGGCAGGGCTGGTCGCCCAGCTTGGCGATTGGGCGCTTCGCCAGGCTTGTCAGGATGCGGCGAGCTGGCCCGGCACCTTGCGAGTGGCGGTGAACGTCTCCCCCGTTCAGTTCAACGACGGCGCACTGCCCTCCCATGTCATGTCGGCGCTCGCCTCGGCGGGGCTATCGCCTGAACGCTTGGAACTGGAGATCACCGAAGGCGTGTTCCTCGGCGACACGCCCGCAGCCGATGCGATGTTCGCCTCCCTCAAGCGGATCGGCGTGCGGCTGGCGCTCGACGACTTCGGGACCGGCTATTCGTCGCTCGGTTATCTGCGCACCGCGCCGTTCGACAAGATCAAGATCGACCAGAGCTTCGTTCGCGAAGCCACCCTGCCCGGCTCACGCAATGCGGCGATCATCGCCGCCATCGTCGCGCTGGCAGAGGCGCTGGGCATGGACACGACCGCCGAGGGCATCGAATATATGGACCAGCTGGCGCTGATCCGTGCGCTTCGGGTCAGCCATGTCCAGGGCTGGGTCTACAGCAAGGCGCTGTCCTCCGCCGAACTCGGCGAGCGGCTGGCTGATGGTAAGTGGGGCATCGACCCGAGTGGCCCGGCCACCCAGCGCAGCAATCGCCAGTCGGTTTATCGCAAGATCGGGATCATCCACCAGAACCGCTATCGCTCCACCGTGGTGCGCAACCTGTCCGAGAGCGGCGCCCTGATCGACCGGCTCGACGACCTGCAGGCGAGCACCGCCATTGTGGTCGACTTCGGCGAGGGACAGCTCACTCTCGCCCGGGTCGTGCGCAGTGCCGGACGCCAGCTCGGGATCGAATTCGAACAGCCGCTGCTGGAGGATGAAACCGGCGGCCTTCGAACCGCCCGGCGCATTTCTCCCTACCAGCTGGCAACGCTGGGGCTGCCGAACCCCGGGGAACCCGACAAGCTCCTGGGCGACCACGGCGAGCCCTGGTCGGCGGAGGCCTTCGCCGAGAAGCTCAGCATCAGCGCTCCGCAACGCTCCCTTCCTCCTCAACCGCGTCAGTCACTGACCTGGTCCAGCCCGCCCGCCACTGGCTCGCTGACGGTCGAAGCGCTGGCCGCCCGCTACCTCGACAGCCTGCGCGAGGACGAACAGGCTCTGGCGACCGCGCAGGAGGACCTGCGGACCTCGCTCTTGCCCCAGCTTGGCCATCTGCCGCTGTCGCAGGTCAGCGCCTCTGACGTGCGTGAATGGCTGACGCTGCTGAGTGAGCGCGACCGGTCCCCCGGCGGGCTCGACAGCCGCCGCCTGCAGAAGCTCTTGTCGCGGATGTGGTCGCTCGCCGTCGACCTGCAGCTGACGGACGGCGCCACCAACCCGGTGGAGCAGGCGCTCGGCGCGCAATGGCGCGAACAGCAGGACGCCTTGCTGTCAATCGCCGACGCCAGCGAACTGCTCGGCGCCGCGCGATCCAGTCCGAATCGGCAGCTGCGCTTCATCATTGCCCTGCTGATGCTGACCGGCGCGCGAACCCGCGACGTCCTCAACCTGCAGTGGAGCCAGCTCGACCTCGAAGGCGCGCTTTGGCGGGTCAAGCAGCCGGGCGGCGCGGCCACTCGGGAGCTGGCGCTGAACCAGCCGGCGCTGGACCTGCTCAAGCGGCTGCCGCAGATCGCGGATTGCCCGTTCGCACTGCCCAACCCGACCACCCGCAAGCCCTATCGCTCCCTGACCCAGAGCTGGGAGGTGGTGAAAGCCAGGGCCGGATTGCCGCACCTCGAGCTGGACGACCTCCGCTATAGCCGTTTCGCGGTCGCGACCTGGCGCGAGCAGCTGGACGCCTTCGTCCAGCAGGACAGCGACGACACGCTCTGA
- a CDS encoding PilZ domain-containing protein — MSILSRSRSARHPVRQRAQLFCGDGSTSAVDVENISNDGCCVYASLEVGAQLNVRVPGAAIVTAAQVCWSASGKSGLRFSCGSAPAGRQA, encoded by the coding sequence ATGTCAATACTGTCGCGCTCGCGCTCGGCGCGTCACCCGGTTCGCCAGCGAGCCCAGCTGTTCTGCGGCGATGGTTCGACCAGCGCTGTCGACGTGGAAAACATCTCCAACGACGGCTGCTGCGTCTATGCCTCGCTCGAGGTTGGCGCACAGCTCAACGTCAGGGTGCCCGGCGCCGCCATCGTCACGGCCGCACAGGTGTGCTGGTCGGCGAGCGGCAAGTCGGGCCTTCGCTTCTCCTGTGGCAGCGCTCCAGCTGGTCGCCAGGCTTGA
- a CDS encoding MFS transporter produces MDAQRAGRAGVWLTLLLGALVLLNYVDRGALGIAAPRLKSELGLSPYEFGLAVSAFSWVYAPAQFAVGWLADRFCVYRLIAAGLALWALATLLTGFVSGLAMLIVLRVVLGIGEGVAFPAASKIIARHVPGGRRGIANGTVAAALAWGPALGTFAGGLLLFYSGWRAIFWTFGAVTVLWLVPWLLVSRSHWSDRASRSGENVPVREVMRQTTPWVMGIGHFCNTYGFFFLLAWLPLYLVQSRGLSILQMTWMTTMVYLVQGTGALLWGLWSDALVQRGVDEGRLRKGLMSFYQAGLATAILGVALATTTNGVFGWLLLAGAVSGIGGSNCYALSQMYAGPRAAGGWVGIMNGVGNTSGIIGPILTGLLVGWNGGDYQAAFYVSAAIVAFGAFWWWFALPEVRQVSFGHAAAFPSTAALE; encoded by the coding sequence ATGGACGCGCAAAGGGCGGGACGAGCGGGCGTTTGGCTGACCCTGCTACTCGGGGCGCTGGTGCTCCTGAACTATGTCGACCGCGGGGCGCTGGGGATTGCGGCGCCAAGGCTCAAGAGCGAGCTTGGCCTGTCGCCTTATGAGTTCGGGCTGGCGGTCTCCGCTTTTTCGTGGGTCTATGCCCCGGCCCAGTTCGCGGTGGGCTGGCTGGCCGACCGGTTCTGCGTCTACCGCCTGATCGCCGCCGGGCTTGCGTTGTGGGCGCTGGCCACCCTGCTGACCGGCTTTGTCAGCGGGCTTGCCATGTTGATCGTGCTTCGGGTGGTGCTGGGCATCGGTGAGGGCGTTGCCTTTCCCGCCGCGTCCAAGATCATCGCCCGCCATGTCCCGGGCGGGCGCCGGGGTATCGCCAACGGGACGGTCGCCGCCGCGCTCGCCTGGGGGCCCGCGCTTGGCACCTTCGCCGGCGGTCTGTTGCTGTTCTATTCCGGCTGGCGGGCAATCTTCTGGACGTTTGGGGCGGTCACCGTGCTGTGGCTCGTGCCGTGGCTGCTCGTTTCCCGCAGTCACTGGTCCGACCGGGCCAGCCGGAGCGGCGAGAACGTGCCCGTGCGCGAAGTAATGCGACAGACCACGCCGTGGGTGATGGGCATCGGCCATTTCTGCAACACCTACGGCTTCTTCTTCCTGCTCGCCTGGCTGCCGCTCTATCTCGTTCAGTCGCGGGGGCTGTCCATCCTCCAGATGACCTGGATGACCACCATGGTCTATCTGGTGCAGGGGACTGGAGCGCTGCTGTGGGGACTGTGGTCGGACGCGCTGGTACAGCGCGGCGTTGATGAGGGCCGCCTACGCAAGGGGCTGATGAGCTTCTACCAGGCCGGGCTGGCCACGGCGATCCTGGGAGTCGCGCTGGCGACCACGACCAACGGCGTGTTCGGCTGGCTCCTGCTCGCCGGAGCGGTGAGCGGCATTGGCGGCAGCAACTGCTACGCCCTGTCCCAGATGTACGCGGGTCCGCGTGCGGCCGGCGGGTGGGTCGGAATCATGAATGGCGTCGGCAACACGTCGGGAATCATTGGCCCGATCCTCACCGGCTTGCTGGTCGGGTGGAACGGCGGCGATTACCAAGCCGCCTTTTATGTCTCGGCGGCGATCGTCGCCTTTGGGGCTTTCTGGTGGTGGTTCGCGCTTCCGGAGGTACGGCAGGTGAGCTTCGGGCACGCCGCGGCATTTCCCTCGACCGCCGCCTTGGAGTAG
- a CDS encoding PAS domain S-box protein, with the protein MADQASDPSVRPIFPLTGVDFTQVLGIADALPMPICTVDREQRYLFCNRAFAEFFERKRSEILGRRIADVLWKEAYEARRPMIEAALAGERQWFAADIEHPSRGPLALQTEYIPQARADGTVRSIVMIIQDVTEQRVAERALRESEARFRRIADSAPVMMWVTRRDQKREFVNDAYLEFTGLTRAEVNTHEWRDFIHADDWERLVAESIAGEASLQPFTLEARYKRHDGAWRWLRSVSRPRFGPDGELLGFIGAAFDITLAKQGEEQLKALVAERTAEVVESEERLRAIFNSVQELIVLMAPDGSILHANRTEFEWRASDLDRVVGLKLWEAPTAKLWPDQGDFLRDAIAAAARGVAREGERVLIRPNGKKFTLDFSFRPVRDSSGAIAYILFEARDITELRGTQEQLRQSQKMEALGQLTGGIAHDFNNLLTVVVGGLDMIAKRESDPKLQRYAKNALEAAERGARLTAQLLAFSRVQRLEVRPTLVGPLIEHMRPLLRNVLGPGITKEFELDQSPIPVLADPTQLELAILNLAINARDAMPNGGRLLFRTRKMAIGNDDPELAPGQYVEFSITDTGEGMPADVAERAFEPFFTTKEVGKGTGLGLSMVYGVARQSGGTARIVSQAGEGTTVQLYFRSTEAAAEPLGESSAETGHQGAKVDASVLVVDDDPDVREFVTATLEDLGYRVRSAQDGREGLRQYLAEQADVVILDYIMPGLTGADVAAEIRRIRPQQPLLFVSGYSETEAIKRAAPGAALLSKPFRAEALDEAVRTALTAAA; encoded by the coding sequence ATGGCCGACCAGGCGTCCGACCCCTCCGTGCGACCGATCTTCCCGCTCACGGGCGTCGACTTCACGCAGGTGCTCGGCATCGCCGACGCGCTGCCGATGCCGATCTGCACGGTCGACCGTGAGCAGCGTTACCTATTCTGCAATCGCGCATTCGCCGAATTCTTCGAACGAAAGCGCAGCGAGATCCTCGGCCGCCGGATCGCGGACGTGCTGTGGAAAGAAGCCTATGAGGCGCGTCGCCCCATGATCGAGGCGGCCCTGGCGGGTGAGCGCCAGTGGTTCGCCGCCGACATCGAGCATCCCTCCCGCGGACCGCTCGCGCTGCAGACCGAATATATTCCGCAGGCGCGGGCCGACGGCACGGTCCGCTCGATCGTGATGATCATTCAGGACGTGACCGAGCAGCGGGTCGCCGAGCGTGCCCTGCGCGAGTCCGAGGCCCGCTTCCGCCGGATCGCCGACAGCGCGCCGGTGATGATGTGGGTTACGAGGCGCGACCAGAAGCGCGAGTTCGTGAACGACGCCTATCTCGAGTTCACCGGGCTGACGCGCGCCGAAGTCAACACACACGAATGGCGCGACTTCATTCATGCCGACGATTGGGAGCGACTGGTCGCAGAAAGCATCGCCGGCGAGGCCAGCCTGCAACCCTTCACGCTTGAAGCGCGGTACAAGCGCCATGATGGTGCTTGGCGGTGGCTACGCAGCGTGTCACGGCCGCGCTTTGGCCCCGACGGCGAGCTGCTTGGCTTCATCGGCGCCGCCTTCGACATCACGCTCGCAAAGCAAGGCGAGGAGCAGCTCAAGGCGCTGGTTGCCGAGCGCACCGCCGAAGTGGTCGAAAGCGAGGAGCGGCTTCGCGCCATCTTCAACAGTGTCCAGGAACTGATCGTCCTGATGGCGCCGGACGGCAGCATCCTGCACGCCAATCGGACGGAGTTCGAATGGCGCGCTTCGGACCTTGATCGTGTGGTCGGGCTGAAGTTGTGGGAAGCCCCGACCGCCAAGCTCTGGCCGGACCAGGGCGACTTCCTGCGGGACGCAATCGCAGCGGCGGCGAGAGGCGTGGCGCGCGAGGGAGAGCGCGTCCTGATCAGGCCGAACGGGAAGAAGTTCACGCTCGACTTTTCGTTCCGACCGGTGCGCGACAGCAGCGGCGCGATCGCCTACATCCTGTTCGAAGCGCGCGACATCACCGAGCTTCGCGGCACCCAGGAGCAGCTTCGCCAAAGCCAGAAGATGGAGGCGCTGGGCCAGCTGACCGGCGGCATTGCCCACGATTTCAACAATCTGCTGACGGTGGTGGTCGGCGGCCTCGACATGATCGCCAAGCGCGAGAGCGATCCCAAGCTCCAGCGCTACGCCAAAAATGCGCTGGAAGCGGCGGAGCGCGGCGCTCGCCTCACCGCGCAGCTGCTGGCCTTCAGCCGGGTTCAGCGGCTCGAGGTGCGCCCGACGCTGGTGGGGCCCTTGATCGAGCATATGCGGCCACTGCTGCGCAACGTGCTCGGCCCGGGAATCACCAAGGAGTTCGAACTCGACCAGAGCCCCATCCCGGTGCTGGCTGATCCAACGCAGCTCGAGCTCGCCATCCTCAATCTCGCCATCAACGCCCGGGATGCGATGCCCAATGGCGGCCGACTGCTGTTCCGCACACGGAAGATGGCCATCGGAAACGACGACCCGGAGCTTGCACCCGGCCAATATGTCGAGTTCAGTATCACCGATACGGGTGAAGGCATGCCCGCCGACGTGGCGGAGCGGGCGTTCGAGCCATTCTTCACCACCAAGGAGGTCGGCAAGGGCACCGGGCTCGGCCTGTCGATGGTCTATGGCGTGGCGCGGCAGTCGGGTGGAACGGCCCGGATCGTCAGCCAGGCGGGCGAGGGCACGACGGTGCAGCTTTACTTCCGAAGCACCGAAGCGGCGGCCGAACCGCTCGGCGAGAGCAGCGCCGAGACCGGACACCAGGGGGCGAAGGTGGACGCCTCGGTACTGGTGGTGGACGACGATCCGGACGTGCGGGAATTCGTGACCGCAACGCTGGAGGATCTCGGCTACCGGGTGCGGTCAGCCCAGGACGGACGCGAAGGTCTGAGGCAATATCTTGCCGAGCAGGCCGACGTCGTCATTCTCGACTACATCATGCCGGGGCTTACGGGGGCCGACGTTGCCGCCGAGATCCGCCGGATCCGCCCGCAGCAGCCACTGCTGTTCGTCTCGGGCTACAGCGAGACGGAGGCGATCAAGCGCGCTGCACCGGGCGCGGCGCTGCTCTCCAAGCCGTTTCGCGCGGAGGCGCTGGACGAGGCGGTTCGAACGGCCCTGACCGCCGCCGCCTGA
- a CDS encoding EF-hand domain-containing protein, producing MPLILLLAAAAAAGDINPDASALFDRDPALNAWALARFDANHDGWLTLFEAQSAVGELKRLADTNHDGRVTVQEYEAARRFLVARFNLAASDAR from the coding sequence ATGCCGCTGATCCTGCTTCTCGCCGCCGCTGCCGCTGCTGGGGACATCAACCCGGACGCGAGCGCGCTGTTCGACCGGGACCCTGCCCTCAATGCCTGGGCATTGGCTCGCTTCGACGCCAACCACGATGGCTGGCTGACGCTGTTCGAGGCGCAATCGGCGGTGGGCGAGCTGAAGCGGCTGGCGGACACCAATCACGACGGGCGAGTCACTGTTCAGGAATATGAGGCGGCACGGCGCTTCCTGGTCGCGCGCTTCAACCTCGCCGCGTCCGACGCGCGCTAG
- a CDS encoding SOS response-associated peptidase gives MCNLYRLTKPNAEVAQLFGVTVGQVGNAGGGEVYPAQPGLVIAAGELTSMTWGFPLVLKGKNGQPLKPRPVNNARADKLDNFMWRYSFAERRCLIPVSAFAEAEGEQGAKTRTWFSLPGQDVFAIAGLWRDTPEWGRAYTMVMTEACQHVAHIHDRMPVILRQDDWADWLDGAPDRARLLCRPYPDLMVCEATDQAWVKRSVSADSLTGR, from the coding sequence ATGTGCAACCTCTATCGCCTGACCAAGCCCAATGCCGAAGTGGCGCAGCTGTTCGGCGTCACCGTCGGGCAGGTCGGCAATGCGGGCGGGGGCGAGGTTTACCCGGCTCAGCCCGGGCTGGTGATCGCGGCCGGTGAACTGACGTCCATGACCTGGGGCTTTCCACTGGTGCTCAAGGGCAAGAACGGACAGCCATTGAAACCCCGGCCGGTCAACAATGCCCGGGCCGACAAGCTCGATAATTTCATGTGGCGCTACAGCTTCGCCGAGCGACGCTGCCTGATACCGGTCAGCGCCTTCGCCGAGGCTGAGGGGGAGCAAGGCGCGAAGACCCGCACCTGGTTCAGCCTTCCCGGCCAGGACGTGTTCGCCATCGCCGGGCTGTGGCGCGACACGCCCGAATGGGGCCGCGCCTACACGATGGTGATGACCGAAGCGTGCCAGCACGTCGCCCACATTCACGACCGGATGCCCGTGATCCTCAGGCAGGATGATTGGGCCGACTGGCTGGACGGCGCGCCCGATCGGGCGCGACTGCTGTGCCGGCCTTATCCGGACCTGATGGTGTGCGAAGCGACCGACCAGGCATGGGTGAAAAGATCGGTCAGCGCCGATTCGCTAACCGGAAGGTAA
- a CDS encoding excalibur calcium-binding domain-containing protein: MILSAAVVAGVAMGAGLNLYEGGRSEPVLPKPIVGKGPRFLVPAAPAEPTDPTGGWLVADRDDLPEAPATPSEARRVTSPDAGDGGVFYPGCNAVRAAGKAPLHRGEPGYRAGMDGDGDGIACEPIR, translated from the coding sequence TTGATCCTGTCAGCCGCCGTCGTGGCCGGCGTTGCAATGGGTGCAGGCTTGAACCTGTATGAGGGCGGGCGGTCCGAACCGGTCCTTCCTAAGCCCATCGTCGGCAAGGGTCCGCGTTTCCTGGTTCCGGCCGCGCCCGCCGAACCGACCGACCCAACCGGCGGCTGGCTGGTCGCCGATCGCGATGATCTACCAGAAGCGCCGGCCACTCCCTCCGAAGCGCGCCGCGTGACCTCTCCCGACGCTGGCGACGGCGGTGTCTTCTACCCCGGCTGCAATGCGGTGCGAGCCGCTGGCAAGGCGCCCCTCCATCGTGGCGAGCCGGGCTACCGCGCGGGCATGGACGGTGACGGCGACGGGATCGCCTGCGAGCCCATTAGGTGA
- a CDS encoding DUF1993 domain-containing protein, translated as MSLTRFLIPTLSNQLTAMLAWLDKAEAWGATNGKSVDDLLGLRLAPDMWPLAAQLKIAAFQAMEPVYRLRGEPVPDSVIAVRMEGSSAGEQPGTLEQGRARLREALDLLNTVGPDEFDREPDAPLAHDLPMGIVFDMTRETYARDWALPQVVFHQCMTYALLRHAGVPLGKIDYAPHLFPYIRPGTMPGM; from the coding sequence ATGTCCCTCACGCGCTTCCTCATACCCACGCTCAGCAATCAGCTGACCGCCATGCTCGCCTGGCTGGACAAGGCGGAAGCTTGGGGCGCAACCAACGGCAAGAGCGTGGACGATCTGCTCGGCCTGCGGCTTGCGCCGGACATGTGGCCACTCGCGGCGCAACTCAAGATCGCGGCATTTCAGGCGATGGAGCCCGTTTACCGGCTGCGCGGCGAGCCGGTGCCGGACTCGGTAATCGCGGTGCGAATGGAGGGAAGCAGTGCTGGCGAGCAGCCGGGCACGCTGGAGCAGGGAAGAGCCCGGCTGCGCGAGGCACTGGACCTTTTGAACACGGTCGGACCGGATGAATTCGACCGCGAGCCGGACGCGCCGCTCGCCCACGACCTGCCGATGGGCATCGTGTTCGACATGACCCGCGAAACCTACGCACGTGACTGGGCGCTCCCGCAGGTCGTGTTTCACCAGTGCATGACCTACGCGCTGCTTCGCCACGCCGGCGTCCCGCTGGGCAAGATCGACTATGCGCCGCACCTGTTTCCCTACATCCGGCCCGGAACCATGCCGGGCATGTGA
- a CDS encoding dienelactone hydrolase family protein, whose product MSSITLMGVEELASGEADDLFLQTDRGPIRARFHDSGDGDGDAAVLWVFGSGGGLGGPAGGLYPRLAERLLEQDIASVELAYRKPGELLECLMDVLVGIAWLAGQERKRVILVGHSFGGAVVLNAAKVAANHVIGVAALSSQSAGIDGLADLSPMPLLFVHGEEDEVLPASCSRQLYEQADQPKRLIHYPHCLHGLDECRDALDRDLLQWITDTVRGSGPFLRE is encoded by the coding sequence ATGAGCAGTATCACCCTGATGGGCGTGGAGGAGCTGGCGTCGGGCGAGGCCGACGACCTGTTCCTCCAGACCGACCGCGGCCCGATCCGGGCGCGTTTCCATGATTCCGGCGACGGCGACGGCGACGCCGCCGTGCTGTGGGTGTTCGGTTCCGGCGGCGGCCTGGGCGGGCCGGCGGGCGGACTTTATCCGCGCCTCGCCGAGCGGCTGCTCGAGCAGGACATTGCCAGCGTGGAGCTCGCCTATCGCAAGCCCGGCGAACTGCTCGAATGCCTGATGGACGTGCTGGTCGGGATCGCCTGGCTTGCCGGGCAGGAGCGCAAGCGCGTCATCCTTGTCGGCCACAGCTTTGGCGGCGCGGTCGTGCTGAACGCCGCCAAGGTCGCCGCCAACCACGTCATCGGCGTCGCGGCGCTGAGCAGCCAGAGCGCCGGGATCGATGGCTTGGCCGATCTCTCCCCCATGCCATTGCTGTTCGTGCACGGCGAGGAAGACGAGGTGCTGCCGGCCAGTTGCTCGCGGCAGCTGTATGAGCAGGCCGACCAGCCCAAGCGGCTGATCCACTACCCGCATTGCCTCCATGGCCTCGACGAATGTCGCGACGCGCTGGACCGGGATCTTCTGCAATGGATCACGGATACGGTGCGTGGGTCAGGCCCGTTCCTCCGCGAGTGA